Proteins encoded together in one Gemmatimonadota bacterium DH-78 window:
- a CDS encoding nucleotidyltransferase family protein encodes MDAMILAAGYGSRLRPLTDHTPKPLVEVAGAPVIEHVARRLIAAGADRIIVNISHLAEAMEAYARERWHLDAELILSPEPTPPLGTGGGLAHARRHFRRDRPFFLHVGDVVTDLDLAAAMADHRRSEALGTLLVQDRDADRCLLFDERGLYGRDNRREGWERTVREAAGASRRWSFAGIHLLSPEVLDRIEETPPFDIIDLYLRLASEGAAIRALDMTGVRWLEIGTPERLEAARRALESTP; translated from the coding sequence ATGGATGCGATGATTCTCGCGGCCGGCTACGGAAGCCGGCTGCGGCCGCTCACCGACCACACGCCCAAGCCCCTCGTGGAGGTGGCCGGTGCACCGGTGATCGAGCACGTGGCGCGGCGGCTGATCGCGGCCGGGGCGGACCGCATCATCGTCAACATCTCGCACCTCGCGGAGGCGATGGAGGCCTACGCGCGGGAGCGCTGGCATCTCGACGCCGAGCTGATCCTCTCGCCGGAGCCCACGCCGCCCCTCGGCACGGGGGGTGGGCTGGCCCACGCGCGGCGGCACTTCCGCCGGGATCGCCCCTTCTTCCTGCACGTCGGCGATGTGGTGACCGACCTCGATCTGGCCGCAGCCATGGCCGATCACCGCCGCTCCGAGGCCCTCGGCACGCTGCTGGTGCAGGACCGGGACGCCGACCGGTGCCTGCTCTTCGACGAACGGGGGCTCTACGGGCGGGACAACCGCCGCGAGGGGTGGGAGCGCACCGTGCGCGAAGCCGCGGGGGCGAGTCGCCGCTGGTCGTTCGCCGGCATCCACCTGCTGTCGCCCGAGGTGCTCGACCGCATCGAAGAGACCCCGCCCTTCGACATCATCGATCTCTACCTGCGCCTCGCCTCGGAGGGCGCCGCGATCCGCGCGCTCGACATGACCGGGGTGCGCTGGCTCGAGATCGGCACCCCCGAGCGGCTGGAGGCGGCGCGGCGCGCCCTCGAATCGACCCCCTGA
- the thrA gene encoding bifunctional aspartate kinase/homoserine dehydrogenase I: protein MSWIVHKFGGTSLAGPEEFRRVARIVAAPDTRRRAVVVSAPAGVTDRLLALLDLAAETPLPTRLAALRTDLVALIDALVDGEVRDRLVAELDGDLETIRAIGASTALLRAVPAEAWALVSGFGEFWSARLLAAVVSKGGEASADWLDARRFLVVGSAELGPVVDWATSRERLQAQLADSPAEVVVVTGYVARTAAGSPTTLGRNGSDHSASIMGALLGADEVVIWTDVDGVLSGDPRIETEAAVVPRLTYDEAMELAYFGARVIHPATMAPLVSAGIPLSIRNTFAPERPGTRIEAESDGSHGAKGITVIDRMALINLQGAGLIGVPGTAARLFEALRQAGISVVVISQGSSEHSICVAVRSTVADQARTVIEDAFARELERGQIQGVEVQDDCAIVAVVGDGMRGTPGVAARLFGALGRAGVNVRAIAQGASERNISAVIDGADSARALRAAHSAFYLSPRTISVGLIGPGQVGGQFLDQLAEGLEWISADNHVDVRLRGIARSRRMALSESGIDLVRWRDAVAAADEPSDLDAFIDHIRADHLPHTVVIDCSASPDTAERYGDWMAEGIHVIAANKVAGSASIERFREMHRRRRKGGARFLQESTVGAGLPILTTLRDLRTTGDRISKVEGILSGTLAYLFNVYDGSRPFSAVVAEARAKGFTEPDPRDDLSGMDVARKLVIVAREMGLDLELADVEVESLVPPQLEGLDADAFVAAFAECDAAMEERRATAAAEGRVLRYVGSVTTDGRAAARIEALSSDHPFASIDLTDNVIRIASARYSENALIVRGPGAGPAVTAGGVFADFLRLCTGLGADTDPGGLD, encoded by the coding sequence ATGAGTTGGATCGTCCACAAGTTCGGGGGCACGAGCCTCGCCGGCCCCGAGGAATTCCGACGGGTTGCACGGATCGTCGCGGCGCCGGACACGCGGCGGCGCGCGGTGGTCGTGTCGGCGCCGGCCGGCGTCACGGATCGGCTGCTCGCCCTGCTCGACCTCGCGGCCGAGACGCCGCTCCCGACCCGACTCGCCGCGCTCCGCACCGATCTGGTGGCGCTGATCGACGCCCTCGTCGACGGCGAGGTGCGCGATCGCCTGGTGGCCGAGCTCGACGGCGATCTCGAAACGATTCGGGCGATCGGCGCCTCCACCGCACTGCTGCGCGCGGTACCCGCCGAGGCCTGGGCGCTGGTGTCGGGGTTCGGCGAGTTCTGGTCGGCGCGGCTGCTCGCGGCCGTGGTGTCGAAGGGGGGCGAGGCCTCGGCCGACTGGCTCGACGCCCGCCGCTTCCTGGTGGTGGGGTCGGCCGAGCTGGGTCCCGTGGTGGACTGGGCGACGAGCCGCGAGCGGCTGCAGGCGCAGCTCGCCGACTCGCCCGCCGAGGTGGTGGTCGTGACCGGCTACGTTGCGCGCACGGCGGCCGGGAGTCCCACCACCCTCGGGCGCAACGGCAGCGATCACTCCGCCTCGATCATGGGTGCCCTGCTCGGTGCCGACGAGGTGGTGATCTGGACCGACGTCGACGGGGTGCTGAGCGGGGATCCGCGCATCGAGACCGAGGCCGCCGTGGTGCCGCGGCTCACCTACGACGAGGCGATGGAGCTGGCGTACTTCGGCGCCCGGGTGATCCATCCGGCCACCATGGCGCCGCTGGTGTCGGCCGGCATTCCGCTCTCGATCCGCAACACCTTCGCGCCCGAGCGGCCCGGCACCCGCATCGAGGCGGAGAGCGACGGCAGCCACGGTGCCAAGGGCATCACCGTGATCGATCGCATGGCGCTGATCAACCTGCAGGGCGCCGGCCTGATCGGGGTGCCCGGCACGGCGGCGCGACTCTTCGAGGCGCTCCGACAGGCGGGCATCTCGGTGGTGGTGATCTCGCAGGGCAGCTCCGAGCACTCGATCTGCGTGGCGGTGCGCTCGACCGTGGCGGACCAAGCCCGCACGGTGATCGAAGACGCCTTCGCGCGCGAACTCGAGCGCGGTCAGATCCAGGGAGTGGAGGTTCAGGACGACTGCGCGATCGTGGCCGTGGTGGGCGACGGCATGCGCGGCACCCCCGGGGTGGCGGCGCGGCTCTTCGGCGCCCTCGGCCGGGCGGGCGTGAACGTGCGGGCGATCGCGCAGGGTGCGTCGGAGCGCAACATCTCGGCCGTGATCGACGGCGCCGACTCGGCCCGGGCGCTGCGGGCGGCCCACTCGGCCTTCTACCTCTCGCCCCGTACCATCTCGGTGGGGCTGATCGGACCGGGCCAGGTAGGCGGCCAGTTTCTCGACCAGCTGGCCGAGGGGCTCGAGTGGATCTCGGCCGACAACCACGTCGACGTGCGGCTCCGGGGCATCGCCCGGTCGCGGCGCATGGCGCTCTCCGAGTCGGGCATCGACCTCGTGCGGTGGCGCGACGCGGTGGCCGCGGCCGACGAGCCCTCCGACCTCGACGCCTTCATCGATCACATCCGCGCCGACCACCTGCCGCACACCGTGGTGATCGACTGCTCGGCCTCGCCCGACACCGCCGAGCGCTACGGCGACTGGATGGCCGAGGGCATCCATGTGATCGCCGCCAACAAGGTGGCCGGGTCGGCGTCGATCGAGCGGTTCCGCGAGATGCACCGGCGTCGGCGGAAGGGCGGCGCCCGCTTTCTGCAGGAGTCGACGGTGGGGGCGGGCCTCCCGATCCTGACCACCCTTCGCGACCTGCGGACCACCGGCGACCGCATCTCGAAGGTGGAGGGCATTCTCTCGGGCACCCTCGCCTACCTCTTCAACGTGTACGACGGTTCGCGGCCCTTCTCGGCCGTGGTCGCCGAGGCGCGGGCGAAGGGCTTCACCGAGCCGGACCCGCGCGACGACCTTTCGGGCATGGACGTGGCTCGCAAGCTCGTGATCGTGGCGCGCGAGATGGGGCTCGACCTCGAGCTCGCCGACGTCGAGGTGGAGTCGCTGGTGCCCCCGCAGCTCGAGGGGCTCGACGCCGACGCCTTCGTCGCGGCCTTCGCCGAGTGCGACGCCGCCATGGAGGAGCGCCGGGCGACCGCCGCGGCCGAGGGCCGGGTGCTGCGGTACGTGGGGTCGGTCACCACCGACGGCCGCGCCGCCGCGCGCATCGAGGCTCTTTCGAGCGACCATCCCTTCGCCTCGATCGACCTCACCGACAACGTGATTCGGATCGCCTCGGCGCGATACTCGGAGAATGCGTTGATCGTGCGTGGACCGGGGGCCGGGCCGGCGGTGACCGCCGGGGGCGTCTTCGCCGATTTCCTTCGACTCTGTACCGGGCTGGGTGCCGACACCGACCCGGGGGGACTGGACTGA
- a CDS encoding S41 family peptidase — protein sequence MRLRRCRPLLLLVGLAGCGGSAPGAVAPGASPEPARATLDAEPIDSALAVLTFDSAWSRINTSYYDPDFRGLDWGAVRDDLRPAATRVSTRGELRAVLRDMLARLGESHFAILAEESVDGIEVDPGDEEEAGDGSGEVPLDLRWVEGELTVVEVFGDPEAVGPITAGWILDGVGDRDFAEWREVVASADSEAARKGLLTETVSTARALLAGSTGTEVSLALRDGTGTPRTVAARRVPIRGERVQFGALPAMVAHLEVERVERDGGCVGRIAFNVWMIPLVEDFNRAVDATADCTGMVIDLRGNPGGVGGMVMSTAGSFFGERADLGALTSRTGQIRFVAMPRAVDTEGALRQPFEGRLAVLVDEMSMSTSEVFAAGLKSTGRARVFGRTTPGYALPAMTLRLPSGDVLYHVISNLTDPEGVRIEGRGVEPHEVIPLRRDDLLAGRDAALDAALDWAFGAN from the coding sequence ATGAGACTTCGCCGCTGCCGTCCGCTGCTGCTCCTCGTGGGCCTGGCCGGTTGCGGCGGGTCCGCGCCCGGGGCGGTCGCACCCGGGGCGTCGCCCGAGCCCGCGCGCGCGACGCTCGACGCCGAGCCGATCGACTCCGCGCTCGCCGTGCTCACCTTCGACTCGGCGTGGAGCCGGATCAACACGAGCTACTACGACCCCGACTTTCGCGGGCTGGACTGGGGCGCCGTGCGCGACGATCTGCGGCCGGCCGCGACCCGCGTGAGCACCCGCGGAGAACTGCGTGCGGTGCTGCGCGACATGCTCGCCCGGCTGGGCGAGAGCCACTTCGCGATTCTCGCCGAGGAGAGCGTCGACGGGATCGAGGTGGACCCCGGAGACGAAGAGGAGGCCGGCGACGGCAGCGGAGAGGTGCCCCTCGACCTGCGCTGGGTGGAGGGCGAACTCACCGTGGTGGAGGTCTTCGGCGACCCCGAGGCGGTCGGGCCCATCACCGCCGGGTGGATCCTCGACGGCGTGGGGGATCGCGACTTCGCCGAATGGCGCGAGGTGGTGGCCTCCGCCGACTCCGAGGCGGCCCGGAAGGGACTGCTGACCGAGACGGTGTCGACGGCCCGCGCGCTGCTCGCCGGCTCCACCGGCACCGAGGTTTCGCTGGCTCTGCGCGACGGCACCGGCACGCCGCGCACCGTCGCCGCTCGACGGGTGCCGATCCGCGGCGAACGCGTGCAGTTCGGTGCCCTCCCGGCGATGGTGGCCCACCTCGAGGTGGAGCGGGTGGAGCGCGACGGCGGGTGCGTCGGCCGGATCGCCTTCAACGTGTGGATGATCCCGCTCGTGGAAGACTTCAACCGCGCCGTCGACGCCACCGCAGACTGCACCGGCATGGTGATCGACCTGCGGGGCAACCCCGGCGGGGTGGGCGGCATGGTGATGTCGACCGCCGGCTCCTTCTTCGGAGAGCGGGCCGACCTCGGCGCGCTCACCTCCCGCACGGGCCAGATCCGCTTCGTGGCCATGCCGCGGGCCGTGGATACCGAGGGCGCGCTGCGGCAGCCGTTCGAAGGTCGGCTCGCGGTGCTCGTGGACGAGATGAGCATGAGCACCTCGGAGGTGTTCGCCGCCGGATTGAAGTCCACGGGTCGCGCGCGCGTATTCGGGCGGACCACCCCCGGGTACGCCCTGCCCGCGATGACCCTGCGCCTGCCCAGCGGCGACGTGCTGTACCACGTGATTTCGAACCTGACGGACCCGGAAGGCGTACGCATCGAGGGGCGCGGCGTCGAGCCCCACGAAGTGATCCCCCTGCGAAGGGACGATCTGCTGGCGGGACGTGACGCCGCGCTGGACGCCGCGTTGGACTGGGCTTTCGGCGCGAACTGA
- the hisIE gene encoding bifunctional phosphoribosyl-AMP cyclohydrolase/phosphoribosyl-ATP diphosphatase HisIE has product MTDRRIAEPADLDTLSFDDSGLIPVVAQGADDGAVLMVAWANREALERTLDTGRMHFWSRSRQSLWMKGETSGNVLTLVSLHADCDEDTLLARVQPAGPACHTGETSCFGAHSAPARADHPLHGVWNTLVERAAERPEGSYTVKLLDDPNLRVKKLGEETAELIQSLVQGDAPRATEEVADLWYHALVALLATGGSLDGILEELQRRR; this is encoded by the coding sequence GTGACCGACCGACGCATCGCCGAGCCGGCCGATCTCGACACGCTCTCCTTCGACGACAGCGGGCTGATTCCGGTGGTCGCGCAGGGCGCCGACGACGGCGCCGTGCTGATGGTGGCGTGGGCGAACCGCGAGGCGCTGGAGCGCACCCTCGACACGGGCCGCATGCACTTCTGGTCGCGGTCGCGGCAGTCGCTGTGGATGAAGGGGGAGACGAGCGGCAACGTGCTCACCCTGGTGTCGCTCCACGCCGACTGCGACGAAGACACCCTCCTCGCGCGGGTGCAGCCGGCCGGCCCCGCCTGCCACACCGGCGAGACTTCCTGCTTCGGGGCGCACAGCGCCCCCGCCCGCGCCGACCACCCCCTGCACGGGGTGTGGAACACGCTGGTGGAGCGAGCCGCCGAGCGCCCGGAGGGCAGTTACACGGTCAAGCTGCTCGACGACCCCAACCTGCGGGTGAAGAAGCTGGGCGAGGAGACCGCCGAGCTGATCCAGTCGCTGGTTCAGGGCGACGCTCCCCGCGCCACCGAAGAGGTGGCCGACCTGTGGTATCACGCGCTGGTCGCCCTCCTCGCGACGGGTGGCTCGCTCGACGGAATCCTCGAAGAACTGCAGCGCAGGAGATAG